The Faecalibacterium sp. I3-3-89 sequence CGCCGGTGTCCGCATTCTGGGCGGCTGCTGCGGCACGACCCCTGCCCACATTGCAGCCCTGCGGGCAGAGCTGGATGCTCTGCCCCGGCAGACTGGAGCCGCCCCGGTCGCAAAACTTTCCACCGTCGCCGCACCGGAGGTGGAAAAAGACGACACCTTCCTGCGGAAGCTGGACAAAGGCGAAAAAGTCATCGCCATTGAGCTGGACTCTCCCCGGGTGGCCGACCTGAGCGGCTATCTGGACGGCGCACGGAGATTGCAGGCCGCAGGTGCCGACCTGCTGACCATCGCCGACTGCCCCATCGCACAGGCTCGGATGGATTCCTCCCTCGTGGCCTGCCGGGTGCACCGGGAACTGGGAATGTGTGCCCTGCCTCACATGACCTGCCGCGACCGCAATCTGAACGCCACGAAAGCCCTTCTGCTGGGCCTCTACGCCGAGGGCGTGCGGGAGGTGCTGGCCATCACCGGCGACCCCATCCCCACCGCAGAGCGGGACGAGGTGAAGAATGTCTACCAGTTCAACTCCCGCAAGCTGGCCCAGTACATCGTCTCTCTGGCCGGGGAGGGCCGGGAGATGCCCTCGCCTATGACGGTGTTCGGCGCATTGAACCTCAACGCCCGGAATTTCGACGTGGAACTCCGCCGGGCCGTGGAAAAGCTGGAAAACGGGATGGCGGGATTCCTGACCCAGCCGGTGCTCTCGGCACAGGCAGTGGAAAATCTCCGCAAGGCCCGCCAGACGCTGGGCGAACGGGCGAGGATCCTGGCCGGCATCATGCCGGTGGTCAGCCAGCGGAACGCCATCTTCATGGAAAATGAGATCAACGGCATCCATGTGGAGGAGGACATCATCCAGCGCTTTGCGGGCCTCGACCGGGAGCAGGGCGAGGCGCTGGGCCTTGAGGTGTCGATGCAGATGGCTCGGGAGGCCCTGCCCTACGCCGACGGCTTCTACCTCATGACCCCCTTCAACCGGGTGGCTCTGATGGAGCGGCTCATCGCCCGGCTCCGGACCGAGCTTCTGGACGCGGAGGGGTGAGAAAAGAAATAAAATCTGCCTGACGCAGGGAGCGAGGGCCCCGCACAAGGGTGTGAAAATTTTGTTCCGGTCAAAAAGAGATTGACAAAACGCACAAAAAACGCTATATTCTTTTTATAAATGCAAGGAAAAAGAGTGTGCGCCGTTTTGAAACTGCCATCCAGAGAGCCGGGGGGCTGCTGAAAACCCGGTATGGCGGTGCGGCGTGCTGTCGCTTTTGAGCAGAGGCGGGGAAAGGGAGTAGTCGCCTCCGGGTCTGCCCCACGTTATCGGGGCATCAAGGGGCACGCGGCAAAGCGCTGTGTGCAATTTGGGTGGTACCGCGGTTATATTCAGCCGTCCCATGGAACGCTCCGTGGGGCGGCTTTTTTCGTCCCACCAATCAATCATCCGGGAGGATTCTCTATGAAAGAACTCGCAAAGCAGTATGATCCGAGCCAGGTGGAAGACCGCATCTACCAGTTCTGGCTGGATGGCGGCTACTTCCACACGAAGGCCGACCCCGACAAGAAGCCCTACACCATCGTCATGCCCCCTCCGAACGTCACCGGCCAGCTCCACATGGGCCACGCCGTGGACAACACCATGCAGGACATCCTGATCCGCACCAAGCGGATGCAGGGCTATGCTGCCCTGTGGGTGCCCGGCACCGACCACGCCTCCATCGCCACCGAGGCCAAGGTCGTGGAGGCCATGCGTGCGGAGGGCCTGACCAAGGAGATGGTGGGCCGCGACGGCTTCCTCGAGAGTGCATGGGCTTGGAAGACTAAATACGGCAACCGCATCGTCAGCCAGCTCAAGAAGCTGGGCAGCAGCTGCGACTGGGAGCGTGAGCGCTTCACCATGGACGAGGGCTGCTCCGAGGCCGTCAAGGAGGTCTTTGTCCGCCTGTACGACAAGGGCCTCATCTACCGCGGCAACCGCATGGTCAACTGGTGCCCCCACTGCAACACCTCCATCTCCGACGCTGAGGTGGAGTATGAGGAGAAGGACGGCAATTTCTGGCATCTGCTCTACCCGGTCAAGGAGACCGGCGAGATGCTGGAGCTGGCCACCACCCGTCCCGAGACCATGCTGGGCGATACCGCCGTCGCCATCAACGGCGAGGATCCCCGCTATGCCCACCTGCACGGCTGCCACGTCGTCCTGCCCCTGCTGAACAAGGAGATTCCCATCGTCTGCGACGAGCACGCCGACATGACCAAGGGCACTGGCGTCGTCAAGATCACGCCGGCCCACGACCCCAACGACTTCGAGGTCGGCCTGCGCCATGACCTGCCCATCGTCCGCGTCTTCACCTACG is a genomic window containing:
- a CDS encoding bifunctional homocysteine S-methyltransferase/methylenetetrahydrofolate reductase, whose product is MTDIREYLAHKPLLFDGGMGTYYKAAPGVECELANLTDPEGVKRVHAEYLAAGAQAIKTNTFGLPRMAAAQMPGWEELAEAGWKLACDAAAEKDAAVFADLGPALDTEAAPASSAYGLAAQQFAALGAKNFLFETLSSDVGVVEAVKALRVAVPDAFIMVSFAVLPDGYTREGLLFRDLLHRMEGSGVVDAVGLNCVSAPGAMKKLVQGLGETRLPLSVMPNAGYPVVTRARVLYQGKPEYFAREMGQIAAAGVRILGGCCGTTPAHIAALRAELDALPRQTGAAPVAKLSTVAAPEVEKDDTFLRKLDKGEKVIAIELDSPRVADLSGYLDGARRLQAAGADLLTIADCPIAQARMDSSLVACRVHRELGMCALPHMTCRDRNLNATKALLLGLYAEGVREVLAITGDPIPTAERDEVKNVYQFNSRKLAQYIVSLAGEGREMPSPMTVFGALNLNARNFDVELRRAVEKLENGMAGFLTQPVLSAQAVENLRKARQTLGERARILAGIMPVVSQRNAIFMENEINGIHVEEDIIQRFAGLDREQGEALGLEVSMQMAREALPYADGFYLMTPFNRVALMERLIARLRTELLDAEG